In one Bacillota bacterium genomic region, the following are encoded:
- a CDS encoding EAL domain-containing protein, whose translation MAKLLQRLSIEVVAEFVENREIAKVLKNADICYGQGYYLGRPLRCPSSKY comes from the coding sequence ATGGCAAAACTTTTGCAGAGGCTTTCAATAGAAGTAGTAGCCGAATTTGTTGAAAACCGTGAAATAGCTAAAGTATTGAAAAATGCAGACATCTGCTACGGGCAGGGTTACTATTTAGGAAGGCCGTTACGCTGCCCTAGTAGCAAATATTAG
- a CDS encoding circadian clock protein KaiC encodes MDKLKTGIKNLDGILNGGIPVYSLNIVSGSPGSGKTIFVQNIIFNSARSGLKSLYLTTISESQFKMVRHLQEFEFFSDDFLGDKFIYGDLGDVLRKQGTDKVLGYLTEMIKRHQPNIVVIDSFKAIRDIFPDEKTFKAFVFDLAAALSIWEVTVFLIGEYEEKELTLLSEFAIADGIFHLYGQEEKRFQKRYLRILKMRGTNFEQGEHLFQISSAGIEVYPRIKPEGKKLQYEVRSRRKGFGITGLDEMLSGGITEGTITLISGGTGTGKTVFALKFLLDGAEKGEKGLFLSFEEPVTQLIDNARCLGWELDRYLADGRLNIKFISPIELDVDKHAFEILDMVNKNKVERFVIDSISSFESSVSDIQKYKDYLWAIGQQLKRRHITTIFTVLNEDLFSPVVVTKAQISLMTDNIIILRYVEDNSSVKKVLGILKTRGINHDRDIREYEITPNGINVLGKLDKANMLR; translated from the coding sequence ATGGATAAATTAAAAACAGGCATAAAGAATCTCGATGGTATTCTTAATGGCGGCATACCTGTGTATTCGCTTAATATCGTTTCCGGCTCCCCGGGCAGCGGAAAAACGATATTTGTTCAAAACATTATTTTTAATAGCGCAAGGAGTGGCCTTAAAAGTTTATATCTGACCACTATATCTGAATCACAATTCAAGATGGTAAGGCATTTGCAGGAGTTTGAGTTTTTTTCGGACGATTTCCTGGGGGACAAGTTTATTTATGGTGATCTGGGAGATGTCCTGCGCAAACAGGGAACGGACAAGGTTCTGGGATACCTGACCGAAATGATTAAAAGACATCAACCGAATATAGTTGTAATAGACAGTTTTAAGGCCATAAGAGACATCTTTCCGGACGAGAAAACTTTTAAGGCTTTTGTTTTTGATCTGGCTGCTGCTTTATCGATATGGGAGGTTACCGTGTTTCTCATAGGCGAGTATGAAGAAAAAGAACTCACTCTCTTAAGTGAATTTGCCATTGCCGATGGGATTTTTCACCTTTACGGGCAGGAAGAAAAACGGTTTCAAAAAAGGTATTTGCGTATTCTTAAGATGAGGGGAACCAATTTTGAACAGGGAGAGCACTTGTTTCAAATTAGCTCTGCGGGAATAGAAGTGTATCCGAGGATAAAACCGGAAGGTAAAAAACTCCAGTATGAGGTCAGGTCGAGGAGAAAAGGATTCGGAATCACGGGCTTGGACGAAATGCTGAGTGGTGGGATAACAGAAGGAACAATTACTCTTATTTCCGGCGGTACAGGTACGGGCAAAACCGTGTTTGCTCTTAAATTCTTACTGGATGGGGCTGAAAAAGGAGAAAAGGGACTATTCCTTTCTTTTGAAGAGCCTGTTACTCAACTTATAGATAACGCCCGTTGTCTGGGATGGGAGCTGGATAGATATCTGGCAGACGGCCGTCTAAATATCAAATTTATTTCTCCAATAGAGTTGGACGTAGACAAGCACGCTTTTGAAATACTGGACATGGTCAATAAAAATAAGGTGGAGAGGTTTGTTATCGACAGCATATCTTCTTTTGAAAGCAGCGTTTCTGATATACAAAAATATAAAGATTATCTGTGGGCGATAGGACAGCAGCTCAAAAGGAGGCATATTACTACTATATTTACCGTACTAAACGAAGACCTCTTTTCACCGGTAGTAGTAACTAAAGCTCAAATATCCTTAATGACAGATAATATAATCATTCTGCGCTACGTGGAAGATAATTCAAGCGTTAAAAAAGTTCTTGGAATCCTTAAAACCCGTGGAATCAACCACGACAGAGACATTAGAGAATATGAGATTACCCCGAACGGAATAAATGTTCTCGGAAAGTTAGACAAAGCAAATATGTTGAGATGA
- a CDS encoding diguanylate cyclase → MPANLLLSVSLKYWQDFQDTLARVMDANIYIFDINGGSFSQFSREVELCKKVNKGGKICNEKCIRFYKDILGSLEDKGTFTCPYGIRLYAYRLGTYTQKIGFLIITPTRIRTQVGSEEENTFITKVYSIYQTINEVLKAILEKNLLGLRSLELNSIYEISRLLTSTIELEKVMDLITNSLIIIYKAELGFVGLREGDKIRVAQAKGDHDHLLIGKEWPMVQPLMEKFFSKVEPSFLNIDELMTLPGLADLKVDSVNKIMFYPLWSSLGAVGLLGIVFSPESIDDSSTRNLQIYANFAAIALTNAKLISRLEREAETDFLTGFFNKRALRNILVNELERKIRYGIPLAVIFLDIDNFKCYNDTFGHVAGDVVLQKTAEIIKNSIRTVDIAGRYGGEEFVIILPGTKEEGAVAVAERIRKTIEIYPFQHHKVTASLGIALAKNSDSVDTLLKRADQSLYQAKRQGKNCFCLDPS, encoded by the coding sequence ATGCCAGCAAACCTTTTACTCAGTGTTTCGTTAAAATACTGGCAGGATTTTCAGGATACTCTTGCCAGGGTGATGGATGCAAACATTTACATCTTTGATATAAATGGCGGCTCTTTTTCCCAATTCAGTCGAGAAGTCGAACTATGCAAGAAGGTAAATAAAGGAGGGAAGATCTGCAACGAAAAGTGCATCCGTTTTTATAAAGACATCCTGGGCTCGTTAGAAGATAAAGGCACATTTACCTGTCCTTACGGGATTAGACTTTATGCCTACCGCCTGGGCACCTATACACAAAAGATAGGTTTCCTTATCATTACTCCTACCAGGATAAGAACCCAGGTGGGCAGCGAGGAAGAAAATACTTTTATCACCAAAGTATACAGCATTTATCAGACTATCAATGAGGTTCTTAAGGCCATCCTTGAAAAAAACCTTTTAGGACTACGAAGTCTTGAACTGAACAGCATTTATGAAATTAGCCGCCTGTTGACCTCAACCATTGAACTGGAAAAGGTTATGGACCTCATAACGAATTCCCTGATCATAATATACAAGGCCGAACTGGGTTTTGTTGGCCTTCGAGAGGGTGATAAAATCAGGGTGGCGCAGGCTAAAGGTGATCACGACCACCTTTTGATAGGGAAGGAATGGCCTATGGTTCAGCCGTTGATGGAGAAGTTTTTTTCAAAAGTTGAGCCATCATTTCTGAATATTGATGAATTAATGACTTTACCGGGTCTTGCTGATTTGAAGGTTGATTCCGTGAATAAAATCATGTTTTATCCCCTATGGTCTTCTTTGGGTGCTGTTGGCCTGTTAGGTATAGTGTTTTCTCCTGAGTCGATAGATGACAGCTCCACCAGAAACCTGCAGATATATGCGAACTTTGCTGCGATAGCTTTGACTAACGCAAAACTTATAAGCCGACTGGAAAGAGAAGCCGAAACCGACTTTTTGACCGGCTTCTTTAATAAGCGTGCTCTGCGCAACATACTGGTTAATGAACTTGAGAGGAAAATCAGGTATGGTATCCCTTTGGCAGTTATTTTCCTGGATATCGATAACTTTAAGTGTTACAATGATACCTTTGGTCATGTAGCTGGCGATGTGGTGCTGCAGAAGACGGCAGAGATAATAAAAAACTCCATCAGGACTGTGGATATTGCGGGCCGTTACGGAGGCGAGGAGTTTGTAATTATTCTTCCTGGGACAAAAGAAGAAGGTGCTGTTGCAGTCGCAGAAAGAATACGAAAAACCATAGAGATTTATCCATTTCAACATCATAAAGTTACTGCAAGTTTGGGCATAGCTTTAGCAAAAAACAGTGATTCTGTTGATACCTTGCTCAAAAGGGCAGATCAGTCCTTATATCAAGCGAAAAGACAAGGAAAAAACTGCTTTTGCTTGGATCCATCATAA
- a CDS encoding UvrD-helicase domain-containing protein — MFIADFHIHSKYSRATSRDCVPEVLEFWARRKGIGVIGTGDFTHPAWREELKEKLVPSGEGLYVLKNDFRKEDKVAGADFKPRFVVSGEISSIYKKNGRIRKVHNLILLPSLEHAELISRRLEAIGNLRSDGRPILGLDSRDLLEIVLDMCSEAIFIPAHIWTPHFSLYGAYSGFDDIMECFEDLTGYVYALETGLSSDPPMNWRLSALDDFTLVSNSDAHSPANLGREANIFDTGLSYQCMLKALKNRSTKEFHGTIEFFPEEGKYHYDGHRACKVCWKPSDTKAAGGICPVCGGRITVGVLHRVEVLADREEGFVPPVAKHFESLVPLYEVIASSIGSAVTGTKVKEKYDDLIRSLGPELFILREAPLKDIELVAGPCIAEGIRRLRCGKVEIQPGFDGEYGRIKIIDKSEIDMLSGQLCFIDDKSTCIKKPSIPKTIQDIKVSANEAESAPVLVDACPSNDSEYPMKAVSSNILYGLNEEQWEAVSSPSPAIAVIAGPGTGKTKTLVCRIAYLVEKCGIHPSQITAVTFTNKAANEMRIRLEKHFGDKRTAGAMTIGTFHSICLQILSKWRGKNNITIIDEYNAVSIIEEILKDMKLEISPRDVMRGISLIKNGASPVGDKKKSDIPAIVYDLYCSQLKRYGVMDYDDILLEVLHQFECRNIGDISDRSLENSFSYLLVDEFQDINEIQYRLIKEWGRKSESIFIIGDPDQSIYGFRGSDFRYFERFIEDFPGIHHVRLTQNYRSTPEIIASAKSVISKKSAGGRTCSLDAKRESGTKVRFIKTNDEFSEALFVAKEINRMVGGIDMLDTQILSAPNRKRPAAKHPRGFSDIAILYRTNRQAEILEQCFLKEGIQYVVVGRDEFLSDKLVREAIAFFRFLLNPGDIASLLVCLKAESIYSADLNQKVLESYVAGEKSVSSLARIMEGIQLPLQKLGKSRNFIEMLRKYQPIINKEKPWKIIDSWINDNSLSGIRCMELLLNTSVMYNKMSSFIQNLVLGRESDVVRSGSKVYSPDAVQLMTMHAAKGLEFPIVFICGVNDGIIPLKNSNPGFDIDEERRLFYVGMTRARDELILLTSRTPSPFIADISEEQLIRENAFTQKQVPQYKQASLFD; from the coding sequence ATGTTTATAGCTGATTTTCATATACATTCAAAATACTCAAGAGCTACAAGCAGGGATTGTGTACCTGAAGTGCTTGAATTTTGGGCACGGCGTAAAGGGATTGGCGTTATTGGTACGGGTGATTTCACCCATCCTGCCTGGCGTGAGGAATTAAAGGAGAAGCTTGTTCCCTCAGGAGAAGGACTTTATGTTCTTAAGAATGATTTCCGCAAAGAGGATAAAGTTGCAGGAGCAGATTTCAAGCCTCGATTTGTTGTTTCTGGTGAAATCAGCTCAATATACAAAAAGAACGGAAGGATAAGAAAGGTTCACAACCTGATACTTCTACCCAGCCTGGAACATGCTGAATTAATATCACGCAGGCTTGAGGCCATAGGCAATTTGCGGTCTGACGGCAGGCCGATATTGGGCCTTGACAGCAGGGATTTGCTTGAGATAGTACTTGATATGTGCTCGGAGGCTATATTTATACCTGCTCACATATGGACGCCGCATTTCTCCCTGTACGGTGCATATTCCGGTTTTGACGACATCATGGAGTGCTTCGAGGACCTCACAGGCTATGTATATGCACTCGAAACAGGCCTTTCCTCAGACCCTCCAATGAATTGGCGCCTTTCTGCACTGGATGACTTTACGCTGGTTTCCAACTCGGATGCACATTCCCCGGCAAACCTGGGAAGAGAGGCAAACATTTTCGATACAGGACTTTCTTATCAGTGCATGTTGAAGGCGTTAAAAAACCGCAGTACAAAGGAGTTCCATGGTACAATAGAGTTTTTTCCGGAGGAAGGCAAATACCACTATGACGGGCACAGGGCATGCAAGGTGTGCTGGAAGCCTTCGGATACAAAAGCTGCGGGAGGCATATGCCCTGTATGCGGCGGCAGGATTACAGTCGGAGTGCTTCACCGGGTTGAAGTCCTTGCAGACAGGGAAGAGGGGTTCGTGCCACCGGTGGCAAAGCATTTTGAAAGCCTTGTTCCTCTTTATGAGGTAATAGCTTCCTCGATAGGTTCTGCTGTTACCGGTACGAAGGTGAAGGAAAAGTACGATGACCTGATACGGAGCCTCGGACCGGAGTTATTTATACTCCGTGAGGCACCGCTGAAAGATATTGAATTGGTGGCAGGCCCATGTATAGCTGAAGGCATCCGCAGGCTGAGATGCGGCAAGGTCGAAATACAACCTGGGTTTGATGGAGAATACGGTAGAATTAAAATAATAGACAAAAGTGAAATAGACATGCTTTCAGGCCAGCTATGCTTTATTGATGATAAAAGTACTTGTATTAAAAAACCATCGATACCTAAAACTATTCAGGACATAAAGGTTTCGGCTAATGAAGCGGAATCGGCGCCGGTTTTAGTTGATGCCTGTCCGTCAAACGATAGTGAGTACCCTATGAAAGCTGTTTCCTCAAACATTCTCTATGGATTGAACGAAGAGCAGTGGGAAGCTGTTTCGTCCCCCAGCCCGGCAATTGCGGTAATTGCAGGTCCTGGAACCGGAAAAACAAAAACACTGGTATGCCGTATTGCTTACCTTGTTGAAAAATGCGGTATACATCCCTCGCAGATAACTGCCGTTACTTTTACAAATAAGGCTGCAAATGAGATGCGCATCCGTCTGGAGAAGCATTTCGGGGACAAGCGGACAGCAGGTGCAATGACAATAGGGACATTCCACTCTATATGCCTTCAGATTTTGTCCAAATGGAGGGGCAAGAATAACATAACTATTATTGATGAATATAATGCCGTTTCAATAATCGAGGAAATATTAAAGGATATGAAATTGGAGATTTCTCCTCGAGATGTCATGAGAGGGATATCGCTGATTAAAAACGGTGCATCCCCGGTGGGAGATAAGAAAAAATCCGATATCCCAGCCATTGTATACGATTTATACTGCTCGCAGCTTAAGCGTTACGGTGTAATGGACTATGACGATATCCTCCTCGAAGTACTTCACCAGTTTGAGTGTAGAAACATAGGGGATATATCAGACAGAAGCCTGGAAAACTCTTTCTCGTACCTGCTGGTGGATGAGTTCCAGGATATAAACGAGATTCAATACCGCTTGATAAAAGAATGGGGCAGGAAAAGCGAGAGCATTTTTATTATAGGTGACCCTGACCAGTCGATTTATGGTTTCAGGGGTTCGGATTTCCGCTATTTTGAAAGGTTTATAGAGGATTTCCCCGGTATCCACCACGTCCGGTTGACTCAGAATTACCGTTCAACACCCGAGATAATCGCTTCCGCCAAATCGGTAATCTCAAAGAAATCTGCAGGGGGGCGTACATGTTCCCTCGACGCAAAAAGAGAAAGCGGCACCAAAGTACGTTTTATAAAAACCAACGATGAATTTTCGGAGGCGCTGTTTGTTGCAAAGGAAATAAACCGTATGGTTGGCGGTATCGATATGCTTGATACACAGATACTGTCAGCACCCAACAGAAAAAGGCCTGCGGCAAAACACCCAAGAGGCTTTTCTGATATTGCCATATTATACCGCACCAATCGTCAGGCGGAAATTCTGGAGCAGTGCTTTTTAAAAGAAGGTATCCAGTATGTAGTCGTCGGGCGGGACGAGTTCCTTTCAGATAAGTTGGTCCGTGAGGCGATTGCGTTTTTCAGGTTTTTGCTCAACCCCGGGGATATCGCTTCACTATTGGTATGTCTTAAAGCAGAAAGCATATATTCGGCAGACCTGAACCAAAAAGTCCTAGAAAGTTACGTTGCAGGTGAGAAAAGCGTATCATCCCTCGCAAGGATCATGGAAGGGATTCAGCTGCCGCTGCAAAAATTAGGCAAATCCCGGAATTTCATAGAAATGTTGAGGAAATATCAACCTATCATTAATAAAGAAAAGCCGTGGAAGATTATAGATTCCTGGATTAACGACAACAGTCTGTCAGGTATAAGGTGCATGGAACTGCTTTTAAATACGTCTGTTATGTATAACAAAATGTCTTCCTTTATTCAAAACCTTGTGTTGGGTCGCGAAAGTGATGTTGTACGCAGCGGTAGCAAGGTTTATTCTCCGGATGCGGTTCAGTTAATGACCATGCATGCGGCAAAAGGCCTTGAATTTCCCATAGTGTTTATTTGCGGCGTAAACGATGGCATAATTCCTTTAAAGAACAGCAACCCAGGCTTTGATATTGACGAGGAGAGACGGCTTTTCTATGTCGGGATGACAAGGGCACGGGATGAGCTTATACTTCTGACATCCCGTACCCCATCTCCTTTTATTGCAGACATATCTGAAGAGCAACTTATAAGAGAGAATGCTTTTACGCAAAAGCAAGTGCCTCAATACAAGCAAGCAAGCCTTTTTGACTAA